The following proteins are encoded in a genomic region of Rattus rattus isolate New Zealand chromosome 2, Rrattus_CSIRO_v1, whole genome shotgun sequence:
- the Ucp3 gene encoding mitochondrial uncoupling protein 3, which yields MVGLQPSEMPPTTVVKFLGAGTAACFADLLTFPLDTAKVRLQIQGENPGVQSVQYRGVLGTILTMVRTEGPRSPYSGLVAGLHRQMSFASIRIGLYDSVKQFYTPKGTDHSSVATRILAGCTTGAMAVTCAQPTDVVKVRFQAMIRLGTGGERKYRGTMDAYRTIAREEGVRGLWKGTWPNITRNAIVNCAEMVTYDIIKEKLLDSHLFTDNFPCHFVSAFGAGFCATVVASPVDVVKTRYMNAPPGRYRSPLHCMLRMVAQEGPTAFYKGFMPSFLRLGSWNVMMFVTYEQLKRALMKVQVLRESPF from the exons ATGGTTGGACTTCAGCCATCAGAAATGCCTCCCACAACAGTTGTAAAGTTCCTGGGGGCCGGCACTGCAGCCTGTTTTGCTGATCTCCTCACCTTCCCCCTGGACACCGCCAAGGTCCGCCTGCAG ATCCAAGGGGAGAACCCAGGAGTGCAGAGCGTGCAGTACCGCGGCGTGCTGGGTACCATCCTGACTATGGTGCGCACAGAGGGTCCCCGCAGCCCCTACAGCGGGCTGGTCGCTGGCCTGCATCGCCAGATGAGTTTTGCCTCCATTCGAATTGGCCTCTACGACTCTGTCAAGCAGTTCTACACCCCCAAGGGAACGGACC ACTCCAGCGTCGCCACCAGGATTCTGGCAGGCTGCACCACGGGAGCCATGGCAGTGACCTGTGCTCAACCCACGGATGTGGTGAAGGTCCGATTTCAAGCCATGATACGCCTGGGAACTGGAGGCGAGAGGAAATACAGAGGGACTATGGATGCCTACAGAACCATTGCCAGGGAAGAAGGAGTCAGGGGACTGTGGAAAG GGACTTGGCCCAACATCACAAGAAACGCCATTGTCAACTGTGCTGAGATGGTGACCTATGACATCATCAAGGAGAAGCTGCTGGACTCTCACCTGTTCACTG ACAACTTCCCCTGTCACTTTGTCTCTGCCTTTGGAGCTGGTTTCTGTGCCACGGTGGTGGCCTCCCCAGTGGATGTGGTAAAGACCCGATACATGAACGCTCCCCCAGGCAGGTACCGCAGCCCCCTACACTGTATGCTGAGGATGGTGGCCCAGGAGGGCCCCACGGCCTTCTACAAAGG ATTCATGCCCTCCTTTCTGCGTCTGGGATCCTGGAACGTGATGATGTTTGTAACCTACGAGCAGCTGAAACGGGCCTTGATGAAAGTCCAGGTACTGCGGGAATCTCCATTTTGA